In Zea mays cultivar B73 chromosome 7, Zm-B73-REFERENCE-NAM-5.0, whole genome shotgun sequence, the following proteins share a genomic window:
- the LOC100502239 gene encoding Dof zinc finger protein MNB1A, with the protein MQLSHTAPRMQEPGRRPVPPFAGVDLRRPRGYPAPAAKEAEEEPAPAPAPGGDPCPRCGSRDTKFCYYNNYNTSQPRHFCKSCRRYWTKGGSLRNVPVGGGTRKSGSSSSASASATPTSTGAAPKSPRSSKNSKRRRVGPAPAPDPAPATATATADVANTAPSTEAAAATRAASEKPAATEPAAATGAASEKPAATELAAAVVSTEKPPAAVGGFTDTSTTVPEIGLADVCSGGVKELVPDPGHFEWPSGCDLGSYWGTSVFADTDPALFLNLP; encoded by the coding sequence atGCAGCTTTCCCACACGGCGCCACGCATGCAGGAGCCCGGGCGCCGGCCCGTACCGCCGTTCGCGGGCGTCGACCTCCGCCGCCCCAGGGGCTACCCCGCTCCGGCGGCgaaggaggcggaggaggagccGGCCCCAGCTCCGGCGCCGGGCGGCGACCCGTGCCCGCGGTGCGGGTCGCGGGACACCAAGTTCTGCTACTACAACAACTACAACACGTCGCAGCCGCGCCACTTCTGCAAGTCGTGCCGCCGCTACTGGACCAAGGGCGGGTCCCTCCGTAACGTCCCCGTCGGGGGCGGCACCCGCAAGAGCGGCTCCTcgtcctcggcctcggcctcggcaacgccaACCTCGACCGGCGCCGCACCCAAGAGCCCGAGGTCGTCCAAGAACTCCAAGCGTCGCCGCGTCGGCCCGGCCCCGGCGCCGGACCCCGCCcctgccaccgccaccgccaccgctgACGTCGCGAACACGGCACcgtcgacggaagccgcagcagcAACGCGTGCCGCCTCGGAGAAGCCAGCCGCGACGGAACCCGCAGCGGCAACGGGTGCCGCCTCGGAGAAGCCGGCCGCGACGGAGCTCGCAGCAGCGGTTGTCTCCACGGAGAAACCTCCGGCGGCCGTCGGCGGTTTCACGGACACGTCTACTACGGTGCCCGAGATCGGGCTCGCGGATGTCTGCAGCGGCGGCGTGAAGGAGCTTGTGCCGGACCCGGGCCACTTCGAGTGGCCGTCGGGTTGCGATCTGGGGTCCTACTGGGGCACCAGCGTGTTCGCCGACACCGACCCGGCGCTGTTCCTGAACCTGCCGTGA